A DNA window from Candidatus Hydrogenedentota bacterium contains the following coding sequences:
- the acs gene encoding acetate--CoA ligase, translated as MSPVCLQGGRNPRVWAGSIHAVGGNTAVSVAIDHVLVENRHFEPSTEFSKKAKVRSSEEYERMYRESIEDPEAFWGKAASELHWFKKWKRVLNDDNAPFYKWFEGGKTNVSYNCLDVHLKTWRKNKAAIIWEGEPYGQRTILTYRELHRQVCKFANALRGLGVKPGDRVAIYLPMIPELAIAMLACARIGAVHSIIFAGFSASALVDRINDAGASVVITSDGGYRRGQVVELKKAVDEALLKCPTVARVIVVERTHTPVQMVHGRDIFWHEIMLMPSDVCPPEELDAEHPLYILYTSGSTGKPKGILHTTGGYMVGTYLSSKYVFDLREEDTFWCSADIGWVTGHSYVIYGILTNGATTVMYEGAPNYPTPDRFWQIIERYQVTVFYTAPTAIRAFSRWGEGWPAKHDLSSLRLLGTVGEPINPEAWMWYHKYIGNERCPIVDTWWQTETGSIMITTLPGAMSAKPGSAGRPFFGVKPMIVDEEGNEVDHSHSGLLVLTGPWPAMLRTLYHADDRFKDVYWSKFAKQGWYFTGDGAYVDENGYYMIIGRIDDVINVSGHRLGTMEIESALVSHPMVAEAAVVGYPHEIKGQGVCAFVSVPVGTTPTERDKDTLREHVAKEIGAIAKPDQIRFTDALPKTRSGKIMRRLLRDVAAGRDTSGDTTTLEDFSVLAKLREDQEG; from the coding sequence ATGTCGCCGGTCTGTCTGCAAGGTGGTCGGAATCCCCGCGTCTGGGCGGGGAGTATCCATGCTGTGGGAGGTAATACAGCCGTGAGTGTTGCCATTGATCATGTCCTGGTGGAGAATCGTCATTTCGAGCCCAGCACCGAATTCTCCAAGAAAGCCAAAGTCCGCTCGTCCGAAGAATATGAGCGGATGTACCGCGAATCCATCGAAGATCCCGAAGCATTCTGGGGAAAGGCCGCGTCCGAACTTCATTGGTTCAAGAAGTGGAAGCGTGTACTAAACGACGACAATGCCCCCTTCTACAAGTGGTTTGAAGGTGGCAAAACGAACGTGTCCTACAACTGCCTCGACGTGCATTTGAAGACGTGGCGCAAGAACAAGGCCGCGATCATCTGGGAAGGCGAACCCTACGGGCAGCGGACAATTCTTACGTACCGCGAGTTGCACCGTCAGGTCTGCAAGTTCGCCAACGCATTGCGCGGTCTCGGCGTGAAACCCGGCGACCGCGTCGCCATTTATCTGCCCATGATTCCGGAGTTGGCGATCGCGATGCTGGCCTGTGCGCGAATCGGCGCAGTCCATTCAATCATCTTCGCCGGATTCAGCGCGAGCGCGTTGGTGGACCGCATCAATGACGCCGGCGCGAGCGTCGTGATCACGTCCGATGGCGGATATCGCCGCGGACAAGTCGTCGAACTCAAGAAGGCCGTCGACGAAGCGCTTCTGAAGTGTCCGACGGTCGCGCGCGTCATCGTCGTTGAACGCACGCACACACCGGTTCAGATGGTCCACGGTCGCGACATCTTCTGGCACGAGATCATGCTCATGCCTTCGGATGTGTGCCCGCCGGAAGAACTGGATGCGGAACATCCGCTGTACATTCTGTACACGTCCGGTTCGACAGGAAAACCAAAAGGCATTCTGCACACCACGGGCGGATACATGGTCGGAACGTATCTCTCTTCAAAGTACGTATTCGATCTTCGTGAAGAGGATACGTTCTGGTGCAGTGCGGACATCGGGTGGGTTACCGGTCACAGCTATGTGATCTACGGCATCCTCACCAACGGCGCGACGACCGTCATGTACGAAGGTGCGCCCAACTATCCGACACCTGACCGGTTCTGGCAAATCATCGAGCGCTACCAAGTCACCGTGTTCTATACCGCGCCTACCGCCATTCGCGCGTTTTCGCGCTGGGGTGAAGGTTGGCCCGCGAAACACGACTTGAGCAGTCTGCGTTTACTTGGCACCGTGGGTGAACCAATTAACCCCGAAGCCTGGATGTGGTATCACAAGTACATCGGCAACGAGCGCTGTCCGATTGTCGATACGTGGTGGCAAACCGAAACCGGTAGCATCATGATCACAACACTCCCCGGCGCCATGAGTGCAAAGCCTGGCTCAGCGGGACGCCCGTTCTTCGGCGTAAAGCCGATGATAGTCGACGAAGAAGGCAACGAAGTTGACCATTCGCACAGCGGCCTTCTGGTGCTGACAGGACCGTGGCCCGCCATGCTGCGCACGCTTTACCATGCGGATGACCGCTTCAAGGATGTCTATTGGTCGAAGTTCGCCAAACAAGGTTGGTACTTCACGGGTGACGGCGCCTACGTTGACGAAAACGGCTACTACATGATCATCGGTCGCATTGATGACGTGATCAACGTTTCGGGACACCGTCTAGGTACGATGGAAATCGAATCGGCCCTCGTGTCGCATCCTATGGTCGCGGAAGCGGCCGTTGTGGGTTACCCGCACGAGATCAAAGGGCAGGGTGTCTGCGCGTTCGTGTCGGTGCCCGTCGGTACAACTCCAACGGAACGCGACAAAGATACACTCCGGGAACACGTGGCGAAGGAAATCGGCGCGATTGCCAAGCCCGACCAGATTCGTTTTACGGATGCGCTGCCCAAGACGCGATCGGGCAAGATCATGCGTCGTCTGCTGCGCGATGTGGCTGCGGGCCGCGACACAAGCGGCGATACCACCACCCTGGAGGATTTCAGCGTATTGGCGAAGCTGCGAGAAGATCAGGAAGGGTAG
- a CDS encoding transcriptional repressor has product MRNETIDSKQMMTRFMEACRDAGVRVTPQRIEIFRELMGLDTHPDTETVHRRVRKKMPSISLDTVYRTLGLLEEKKLISRVGSLPGPARYEANPDPHHHFVCTSCGSVADVSSEAVGKLHVTDKVLPGCSVKSIHVEIRGLCSRCAHK; this is encoded by the coding sequence ATGAGAAACGAGACGATCGATTCCAAACAGATGATGACGCGCTTCATGGAAGCGTGCAGAGACGCGGGCGTCAGGGTGACTCCGCAGCGGATTGAGATCTTTCGAGAGTTGATGGGCCTCGATACGCATCCCGACACCGAGACGGTTCACCGTCGCGTGCGCAAGAAGATGCCGAGCATTTCACTCGATACCGTGTATCGGACACTGGGCCTGTTAGAAGAAAAGAAGTTGATATCGCGTGTGGGATCGCTGCCTGGGCCCGCCCGTTATGAGGCAAATCCAGATCCTCACCACCACTTCGTGTGCACCTCGTGCGGCAGTGTTGCGGATGTCTCCTCCGAGGCGGTCGGCAAGCTTCACGTGACAGACAAAGTACTGCCGGGGTGCTCGGTGAAGTCCATTCACGTGGAGATACGCGGACTCTGCTCGCGTTGCGCGCACAAGTAG
- a CDS encoding cytochrome B6, with protein MQTKKWRLLGSVVFGAVVASSPALCANAQDAKKPTSYSPVVIHEPFDSVVKRMSEKKPEIEKAHKEFLESRYDLSDRPSATAKMSRGKPVQEGVRVKLPAGVTWNQLAKMKPETIKEKGLFPAGLLPLSHPNHAEGGMVFPQHHIDEINKQEGRDLTRFDLDFDLPTQFLPEYPPAIYLVTRPDLGDVSQGKVVTGMNYFELFDGILNPKQLEGLRLLVTPFTQQQFNLTDDRRSLKPSRGVTCFDCHVNGHTNAATHLVGDIRPQEFRHRIDTPSLRGVATSRLFGSQRALRSIEDFTEFEQRAAYFDGDPVTATKKGVNILERGSQVHFMAEFESILDFPPAPKLDVFGRLDPSKATAAEKRGEKLFFGKAKCSECHPAPYYTDGQMHNLQTERFYKEQMLNGRLASADGAIKTFTLRGIKDSPPYLHDDRLLTLADTMEFFNLVLGLRLSEQEKADIVAFMLTL; from the coding sequence ATGCAAACCAAGAAATGGCGCCTGCTCGGAAGCGTCGTTTTCGGGGCTGTAGTGGCCTCAAGTCCTGCGTTGTGTGCCAACGCGCAGGACGCCAAGAAGCCGACCAGCTATTCACCGGTGGTGATTCATGAACCCTTCGACTCCGTCGTGAAACGCATGTCGGAGAAGAAACCGGAGATCGAGAAAGCTCACAAAGAGTTTCTGGAATCGAGATACGACCTGAGCGATCGCCCCAGCGCCACCGCAAAAATGTCGCGTGGCAAACCCGTTCAAGAAGGCGTGCGCGTCAAACTGCCTGCTGGCGTCACCTGGAACCAACTGGCGAAGATGAAGCCCGAGACGATCAAGGAGAAGGGGCTCTTCCCCGCAGGTCTGCTTCCCCTGTCGCATCCGAATCACGCCGAGGGTGGCATGGTGTTTCCTCAGCACCATATCGATGAGATTAACAAACAGGAAGGCCGCGATCTCACACGCTTCGACCTTGACTTCGATCTCCCCACACAGTTCCTTCCTGAATATCCTCCAGCGATCTACCTCGTGACGCGTCCCGACCTCGGCGACGTTTCCCAAGGCAAAGTAGTCACGGGAATGAACTACTTCGAACTGTTCGACGGGATTCTGAACCCAAAACAGTTGGAAGGCTTGCGACTGCTGGTCACTCCGTTCACGCAACAACAATTCAATCTGACGGATGATCGCCGCTCCTTGAAGCCTAGCCGCGGTGTTACCTGCTTCGACTGTCATGTCAACGGCCATACCAATGCCGCGACACACTTGGTCGGTGACATTCGCCCTCAGGAATTCCGTCACCGCATTGATACCCCATCGCTCCGTGGCGTAGCGACTTCGCGCCTCTTCGGCTCCCAGCGCGCCTTGCGCTCTATCGAAGATTTCACCGAATTTGAGCAGCGCGCCGCTTATTTCGACGGCGACCCCGTGACTGCAACCAAGAAGGGCGTGAACATCCTGGAGCGTGGTAGTCAGGTGCACTTCATGGCCGAATTCGAGTCCATACTCGATTTTCCGCCCGCGCCCAAGCTTGATGTGTTCGGCAGACTCGACCCCTCAAAAGCGACGGCCGCGGAGAAGCGCGGCGAAAAGCTCTTCTTTGGCAAGGCGAAATGCTCCGAATGCCATCCCGCGCCTTACTACACAGACGGCCAGATGCACAACCTTCAGACTGAGCGCTTCTACAAGGAGCAAATGCTCAACGGGCGTTTGGCAAGCGCGGACGGAGCTATCAAGACCTTCACCTTACGCGGCATCAAAGATTCACCGCCCTACTTACACGATGATCGCTTGCTCACGCTGGCAGACACCATGGAATTCTTCAATCTTGTCCTGGGTTTGCGGCTCAGCGAGCAAGAGAAAGCCGACATTGTCGCATTCATGCTGACACTCTAG
- a CDS encoding SAM-dependent chlorinase/fluorinase codes for MYTSTRSAAVLCLALLGIAAMPAYAEDVLRPSGHVILLTDYGTDSVYVGIIKGAVYSKFPEAKVDEITNGIPPFDITTGAYLLAEAAGEYPKGTVFCCIVDPGVGTERKAIAVETNAGYFFVGPDNGILTLVAEKFGVKSVRECTNTALWRSGVTSTVFHGRDIFGPVSASLAKGIPLVDVGEKLESITKLELEHSRVEGDTAHGSVMRADPYGNLVTTITSVDFENLGIKEDDKLEVTIGDATYTAPLAKTYAMVPEGERLVVVQSSGFIECAINKGSLADTIKQGAKAPVAIKKAP; via the coding sequence ATGTACACAAGCACACGCTCTGCCGCCGTTTTGTGTTTAGCTCTGCTCGGTATTGCCGCAATGCCGGCGTATGCTGAGGACGTTTTACGTCCTTCCGGGCACGTGATTCTGTTGACAGACTACGGTACCGACTCGGTCTATGTTGGCATCATCAAAGGGGCGGTCTACTCCAAGTTTCCAGAGGCTAAAGTCGATGAGATCACCAATGGCATACCTCCGTTCGACATAACCACCGGCGCCTATCTACTCGCTGAAGCGGCGGGCGAATACCCCAAGGGAACGGTCTTCTGCTGCATCGTGGACCCCGGCGTGGGAACGGAGCGCAAGGCTATTGCGGTAGAAACCAATGCCGGCTATTTCTTCGTCGGGCCCGATAATGGCATCCTCACGCTAGTTGCCGAGAAGTTCGGTGTGAAAAGCGTTCGTGAATGCACCAACACCGCATTATGGCGCTCCGGAGTCACCTCCACGGTCTTTCATGGTCGCGACATCTTCGGCCCAGTCTCCGCCTCCCTCGCAAAAGGAATACCGCTTGTCGATGTCGGCGAAAAACTAGAATCGATAACCAAACTCGAATTGGAGCACAGCCGCGTGGAAGGAGACACAGCCCACGGTTCTGTCATGCGGGCCGATCCCTACGGCAATCTTGTGACTACAATCACATCGGTCGACTTCGAGAATCTCGGCATCAAAGAAGACGACAAACTTGAAGTCACCATTGGAGATGCGACCTATACCGCCCCCCTCGCGAAGACCTACGCAATGGTCCCAGAAGGAGAACGCTTGGTAGTCGTCCAAAGTTCCGGCTTCATCGAATGCGCAATCAACAAAGGAAGCTTGGCCGATACTATCAAGCAAGGCGCGAAAGCTCCCGTCGCCATCAAGAAAGCTCCGTGA
- a CDS encoding endonuclease III domain-containing protein has product MRNQQRKLGRYYQARRESSRRHQESSVKKELADIYRRLSEHYGPTHWWPGDSPFEIAVGAVLTQNTAWTNVERAIVNLKRERLLNPKAILESSDDLLHEALRPSGYFRVKTIRLRSFCRYLIEQYKGSMARMAKQPLEVLRKELLAVDGIGPETADDILLYACNKPIFVVDAYTRRILSRHGLVPAKGDYHDLQRVFHQNVRADVHVYGEYHGLIVFTGKDFCRRNPKCENCPLSPTLKPGQPILVHPHR; this is encoded by the coding sequence ATGCGCAATCAACAAAGGAAGCTTGGCCGATACTATCAAGCAAGGCGCGAAAGCTCCCGTCGCCATCAAGAAAGCTCCGTGAAAAAGGAACTTGCCGACATCTACCGCCGGCTCTCGGAACACTACGGTCCGACGCATTGGTGGCCGGGGGATAGTCCGTTTGAGATTGCCGTGGGGGCGGTGCTCACGCAGAATACCGCCTGGACCAACGTCGAGCGCGCTATCGTGAACTTGAAGCGCGAGCGTTTGCTGAATCCCAAGGCAATTCTGGAGAGCTCTGACGATCTCTTGCACGAGGCCCTGCGGCCCTCCGGGTACTTCCGCGTAAAGACAATCCGGCTTCGCAGCTTCTGCCGCTATCTCATCGAGCAATACAAAGGCAGCATGGCGCGCATGGCCAAGCAGCCTCTCGAGGTTCTGCGCAAGGAACTGCTGGCGGTCGACGGTATCGGTCCCGAAACCGCCGACGACATTCTCCTGTACGCGTGCAACAAACCCATTTTCGTCGTCGATGCCTATACCCGACGTATCCTTAGCCGTCACGGGTTGGTGCCCGCCAAGGGCGATTACCACGATTTACAGCGGGTCTTTCATCAGAACGTCCGGGCGGATGTTCACGTCTATGGCGAATACCACGGCCTCATCGTATTTACGGGCAAAGACTTCTGCCGCCGGAACCCGAAATGCGAAAACTGTCCATTGTCTCCAACCTTGAAGCCTGGCCAGCCTATCCTGGTCCATCCCCATCGCTAA
- a CDS encoding radical SAM protein encodes MTSDDPIKRGTITRLYQGLTRLYTEIPFRLFREGRSLPPLHYYMEVTRRCNLRCKMCQYIDWLENVPTKVQADGELTTEEWLNVIDQTSRFSIITFTGGEVFVRKDFMQIFEHACSKRRVHFISNATMLTEERAKRCVELAARRLGGRGFFFAGISLDGTRDIHDSIRAQKGAFDRSTTGVRALSRYRDEMRKTCPKIHINTVIQEANLDCLPEMPKIVKDLGAGILNLLTETRIHDIPNLGYVDPSTIGRGDFQQPVIDRKRLDTVLRATLREAERAGIEVRMPRMPYNEVLNHYDQGYNLREFGCRAIWSSLTIGSKGGVYPCWILKVGNVRTNSLKEINNNPAIRDFRLRRKTGGFAVCRGCCEIEYTGKVTESHVTPLPVPPPSAAEDDGTGSNSGQGRESETLVTK; translated from the coding sequence ATGACGTCTGATGACCCCATCAAGAGAGGGACGATAACCCGCCTCTATCAGGGACTCACTCGTCTGTATACGGAGATACCGTTCCGGCTTTTCCGGGAAGGCAGGTCGCTTCCTCCGCTTCATTACTACATGGAAGTTACGCGGCGCTGTAATCTCCGCTGCAAGATGTGCCAGTACATCGACTGGCTGGAGAATGTCCCCACCAAGGTCCAGGCCGACGGCGAGTTGACGACCGAAGAGTGGCTCAACGTCATCGATCAAACGAGCCGCTTCAGCATCATCACGTTTACGGGCGGCGAAGTGTTTGTTCGCAAAGATTTCATGCAAATCTTCGAGCACGCGTGCTCCAAGCGGCGCGTCCATTTCATTTCCAATGCGACGATGCTCACCGAAGAGCGAGCGAAGCGTTGCGTGGAACTGGCTGCGCGCCGTTTAGGCGGACGTGGATTCTTCTTCGCGGGCATTTCCCTGGATGGCACACGCGATATTCACGATTCCATTCGTGCTCAGAAAGGCGCTTTCGACCGAAGCACGACCGGGGTGCGCGCCCTGTCACGGTACCGGGACGAGATGCGGAAGACCTGCCCGAAGATTCACATTAACACGGTTATCCAGGAGGCAAATCTCGACTGCCTTCCGGAGATGCCGAAGATTGTGAAGGATCTGGGCGCGGGAATCCTCAATCTGCTTACAGAAACGAGAATCCACGACATCCCCAACCTGGGATATGTGGATCCGTCGACTATTGGGCGCGGCGATTTCCAGCAACCGGTGATTGACCGCAAACGGCTCGACACGGTACTGCGCGCGACTCTCCGCGAGGCCGAAAGGGCCGGAATTGAAGTTCGCATGCCGCGTATGCCGTACAACGAAGTGCTCAACCACTATGATCAGGGCTACAATCTACGAGAGTTCGGCTGCCGCGCAATCTGGTCGTCTCTTACGATCGGTTCAAAAGGTGGCGTGTACCCGTGCTGGATTCTCAAAGTCGGAAATGTGCGCACGAACTCGTTGAAAGAGATTAATAACAATCCCGCGATTCGCGATTTCCGGCTCCGCCGCAAAACGGGTGGATTTGCCGTTTGCCGAGGTTGCTGCGAAATCGAATACACCGGTAAAGTAACCGAGTCTCACGTGACGCCGCTTCCCGTTCCGCCTCCATCGGCTGCGGAAGATGACGGAACGGGCTCGAATTCTGGTCAGGGCCGTGAATCCGAGACTTTGGTGACCAAGTAG
- a CDS encoding four helix bundle protein, producing the protein MLDTTRKSRTFEIETVSFEHESLPAYQAALGFVRWVSGLGNSLGAGIPDAWYRILRSSQAIPPTIAEGLGRKTIAESIKCYEMAHGYALECAASLDVLVAAGGCVPEQIMGGKQILTRIVSHLKDMIENAQASEIPLGQEEEEVEVIYHGSLPEDSEHAI; encoded by the coding sequence ATGCTGGATACAACACGTAAGTCACGCACGTTTGAAATCGAAACGGTCAGTTTCGAACACGAATCCCTTCCCGCTTATCAGGCTGCTCTAGGATTCGTCCGCTGGGTCTCAGGGCTGGGTAATAGTCTCGGCGCGGGAATTCCTGATGCGTGGTACCGCATACTGCGCTCGAGCCAAGCTATCCCGCCAACCATCGCGGAAGGACTCGGCCGCAAAACCATTGCCGAATCCATCAAGTGCTACGAAATGGCACACGGGTATGCATTGGAATGCGCTGCGTCTCTGGATGTGCTCGTAGCGGCGGGCGGGTGCGTGCCCGAACAAATCATGGGGGGAAAGCAGATTCTTACGCGAATCGTGTCGCACCTCAAAGACATGATCGAAAATGCCCAAGCCTCCGAGATTCCTCTGGGACAAGAGGAAGAAGAGGTTGAAGTCATTTACCACGGATCCCTGCCTGAAGACAGCGAACACGCCATCTGA
- the rbsK gene encoding ribokinase, translating to MSNTGSPSVLVVGGVNIDLVTRVTRCPKPGETVIGRSFETIPGGKGANQAVTAARLGAKTWLGGCVGADSFGELQRNSLSAEGIDLTYLKTHDTDPTGTAIIFVAEEGENVIVVVPAANFGLLPADIEAMAGLFTKLDAVVMQLESRMETVEATLKAARKASVLSVLDAGPAQKVPQQILELADIVSPNETEAEAITGLKANTLEEARKCAGRLIETGAREVVLKLGAKGALYMSIDEWFHVPAFEVNAIDTVAAGDAFTAALAVAWRKMHRRDAIRFANAAGALATLTPGAQPSMPTLAAVEAFLRERTS from the coding sequence ATGAGCAATACAGGATCGCCATCTGTACTTGTAGTGGGGGGGGTGAACATCGATCTCGTCACACGCGTGACACGGTGTCCCAAACCCGGCGAAACCGTCATTGGGAGATCCTTCGAGACTATCCCCGGCGGCAAAGGCGCGAATCAGGCCGTCACTGCGGCACGGCTCGGTGCGAAAACGTGGCTTGGCGGATGCGTCGGAGCCGATTCTTTCGGCGAATTGCAGCGCAATTCCTTAAGTGCAGAAGGCATCGATCTGACGTACCTCAAGACCCATGACACCGATCCCACGGGTACCGCCATCATCTTTGTTGCCGAAGAAGGCGAGAACGTGATTGTCGTCGTGCCTGCGGCCAATTTCGGGTTGCTTCCTGCGGACATCGAAGCAATGGCAGGTCTGTTTACAAAGCTCGATGCTGTCGTCATGCAGTTGGAGTCCCGCATGGAAACTGTGGAGGCGACCCTGAAGGCCGCCAGGAAAGCAAGTGTATTGTCCGTGCTCGATGCGGGCCCCGCCCAGAAGGTGCCTCAACAAATCCTGGAACTGGCCGATATAGTCTCACCCAATGAAACCGAGGCCGAGGCCATCACGGGTTTGAAAGCAAACACATTGGAGGAGGCTCGCAAGTGCGCGGGCCGGCTTATTGAGACCGGGGCGAGAGAGGTCGTCCTGAAGCTGGGCGCGAAGGGCGCCCTGTACATGTCCATCGACGAGTGGTTTCACGTGCCGGCCTTCGAGGTCAACGCCATTGACACGGTTGCCGCCGGCGATGCGTTCACTGCCGCGCTGGCCGTGGCTTGGCGGAAGATGCACCGTAGGGATGCTATTCGCTTTGCCAACGCGGCCGGCGCGTTGGCAACACTTACGCCCGGTGCGCAACCTTCCATGCCGACCTTGGCCGCTGTCGAAGCATTTCTTCGCGAAAGGACGTCTTAG
- the rpe gene encoding ribulose-phosphate 3-epimerase yields MKPNELKYAPSLMCANFLRLEDDIKALEAGGCDELHFDIMDGSFVPNITLGEDFVRAVRRATKLPFHGHLMIQHPERYVNRFVDAGCTIVSIHVEACIHAHRVLDQIRAAGASPCIAINPATPLTKLEFLLDKADRVLVMTVDPGFAGQRIINGAYERVKILRENIEYRKLKVDIEVDGNIDIQNAAILANLGARVFVLGSSSIFKGNGSLEKSLPEFRSAVDLRRQQV; encoded by the coding sequence TTGAAACCCAACGAACTGAAATATGCCCCGTCCCTTATGTGCGCCAACTTCCTTCGCTTGGAAGATGACATCAAAGCGTTGGAGGCCGGCGGCTGCGACGAACTGCACTTCGACATCATGGACGGCTCGTTCGTCCCCAATATCACCTTGGGCGAAGACTTCGTGCGAGCCGTTCGGCGCGCAACCAAGTTGCCATTCCACGGCCATCTCATGATCCAGCATCCGGAACGCTACGTGAACCGGTTTGTCGATGCCGGGTGTACGATTGTAAGTATTCATGTTGAAGCATGTATCCATGCGCATCGCGTGCTCGATCAAATTCGCGCGGCTGGCGCATCTCCGTGCATTGCGATCAATCCCGCCACGCCTCTGACCAAGCTGGAATTCCTGCTCGACAAAGCCGACCGTGTGCTCGTCATGACCGTAGACCCGGGGTTTGCCGGACAGCGCATCATCAATGGGGCCTACGAGCGCGTCAAGATTCTTCGCGAGAACATTGAATACCGGAAGCTTAAGGTCGACATCGAGGTCGACGGCAACATTGATATTCAAAACGCCGCCATACTCGCAAATCTCGGCGCGCGCGTGTTTGTGCTGGGTTCTTCCAGCATCTTCAAAGGCAATGGAAGTCTGGAGAAGAGTCTCCCTGAATTTCGGTCTGCAGTCGATCTCCGTCGTCAGCAAGTGTAG
- a CDS encoding class IV adenylate cyclase, which produces MRNIELKARCGSQAQALRVCESIHAEPQGELHQVDTYFGVDKGRLKLRECSPDADHLVFYRRPDDLHAKACDYLITPAQQGLKELLAEAFGVVGVVVKTRKLWLWKNVRIHLDSVEYLGNFIEFEAVLSDEFDDADGSQKVAWLSEQFGIRESDLLPSSYIDLLQVQTALSLR; this is translated from the coding sequence ATGAGAAACATCGAGTTGAAGGCCCGCTGCGGGAGCCAAGCACAAGCGCTCCGTGTCTGTGAGTCTATCCACGCCGAACCCCAAGGCGAACTCCATCAGGTCGATACCTATTTCGGCGTAGACAAGGGCCGTCTTAAACTCAGGGAATGCTCGCCCGACGCCGATCACCTCGTGTTCTACCGCAGACCGGACGACCTCCACGCGAAAGCCTGCGACTACCTCATCACTCCCGCGCAGCAGGGACTCAAAGAACTTCTCGCGGAAGCCTTTGGTGTGGTTGGCGTAGTGGTGAAGACGCGCAAGCTCTGGCTTTGGAAGAACGTTCGTATTCATCTCGATTCTGTCGAGTACCTCGGAAACTTCATCGAATTTGAAGCCGTTCTCTCCGACGAGTTCGATGATGCCGATGGCAGCCAGAAAGTCGCTTGGTTGAGCGAACAATTCGGCATTCGTGAGTCGGACTTGCTTCCGAGTTCGTACATCGACCTCCTTCAAGTCCAGACTGCTTTGTCTCTCCGATAA
- a CDS encoding TerC family protein: MVTVGTSTMWLLFSAFILIALALDFFAMHKQGAHKVSMKEAAIWSAIWVAVSFVFVGWLWWYLGGTRGEPIANIKATEFVTGYLIEKALAVDNIFVFLMIFNYFAICAESQKRVLMIGILGALILRAIFIFTGTWLVSQFHWLLYVFGAFLVITGIKMWWAAGQEPDIESNIALKWIRKHIRISSNYVGDNFFTIVDGVKVATPLLVVVMLVGIVDIIFAVDSIPAIFAITTDPFIVLTSNVFAILGLRAMYFLLAGMHERFHLLSYGLAIVLVFVGAKMLLMDIYKIPVLWSLSVTVSILVITMVLSLTVKPAQKPQT, encoded by the coding sequence ATGGTGACCGTCGGCACTTCGACTATGTGGTTACTCTTTTCCGCATTCATCCTTATTGCGCTCGCGCTCGACTTCTTTGCCATGCACAAGCAAGGCGCCCACAAAGTGAGCATGAAGGAAGCCGCCATTTGGTCCGCGATTTGGGTGGCGGTCTCATTCGTATTCGTCGGTTGGTTGTGGTGGTATCTGGGCGGCACCCGGGGAGAACCCATCGCTAACATAAAAGCAACCGAGTTTGTGACAGGTTACCTTATCGAAAAGGCCTTGGCTGTCGACAATATCTTCGTCTTTCTCATGATCTTCAATTACTTCGCGATCTGCGCGGAATCGCAGAAACGCGTCCTGATGATCGGTATCCTCGGCGCTCTCATTTTGCGCGCCATCTTCATCTTCACGGGGACATGGCTGGTTTCGCAGTTTCACTGGCTGCTCTACGTGTTCGGCGCGTTTCTCGTCATTACCGGCATCAAGATGTGGTGGGCCGCCGGACAGGAGCCGGATATTGAGTCAAACATCGCCTTGAAATGGATACGCAAGCATATCCGCATCTCCTCCAACTACGTCGGCGACAACTTCTTCACCATCGTAGACGGTGTCAAAGTTGCCACGCCCCTTTTGGTTGTGGTCATGCTCGTCGGAATTGTCGATATCATCTTCGCCGTCGACTCCATTCCCGCGATATTCGCTATCACAACGGACCCCTTCATCGTGCTCACCTCAAACGTTTTCGCCATTCTCGGCCTTCGCGCAATGTACTTTCTCCTCGCGGGAATGCACGAGCGATTCCATTTACTGTCCTACGGTTTGGCCATTGTCCTCGTGTTTGTAGGAGCGAAGATGTTGCTGATGGATATCTATAAGATCCCCGTCTTGTGGTCGCTTTCGGTAACCGTTTCGATACTAGTGATCACGATGGTGCTCTCGCTGACTGTCAAGCCTGCCCAGAAACCTCAGACCTGA